CATGCACCCCTATTTAATGGGCGATTTCCCGGCAAGGCATGACCTTGTGCCCACCACCCGCATCTCACGCAAACCCTATCTGGTGAAGTGATCTTATGACTGGTCCTTTTGATTCCTTCGTCATTTTCGCCGAGATGCGCACAGGCTCAAACTTTCTGGAAAGCAATCTAGATCAGTTCCCCGGCCTTCAGTGCTATGGCGAGGCGTTCAACCCCTATTTCATGGTGTCGCCGCAGACAGAAGAATTGTTTGGAATCACCGTGGCAATGCGGGATGCCAACCCCATGCTTCTGCTGGAACGTATGAAATCTGAAACCGAGGGTCTGCCCGGCTTTCGCTTCTTTCACGACCATGACCCGCGAATGTTCAATGCGCTGATCGACGATCCGCGCTGCGCCAAGATCATTCTGACGCGCAACCCGGTCGAGGCCTATGTGTCGCGCAGGATCGCGATGGCAACCGACCAATGGCAGCTGAGCGATCAGAGCGATGCCCGTAAGGAAAGGGCACGTTTCATTCCGGACGATTTCGAGAAGCTGTTCTATCGGTTCAAGAGCTTTCAGCTAAAGGTCAAGGATCGCCTGCAAAGATCGGGACAAACTGCTTTCTATATCGACTATGAAGAAGTGCAGAATCTAAGCGTGGTCAATGGCTTGGCAAAATATCTTGGTGAGAAGACCGAGATCGCAAACTTCGCCAGCACCTTTAAGAAACAGAATCCGGAACCTTTGTCCGACAAGGTGCAGAACTTAGAGTTACTGGCCGCAACCGTTGCACGGATTGATGTCTTTGATCTGCATAGAATACCGAACTTTGAACCCGGTCGCCCCCCCGCCATGAAATCCTATATGGCGTCGGATGAATTGCAGTTGGTATTCTTGCCGATTGCCGGCGGACCTTCAGATCAGGTGACAGAATGGATGGAGGCGGCCGGCCCTCTGACCCACGATTTCTCGCAAAAGGCTCTGCGGCAATGGAAACGGCGGCATAAGGCACATCGCAGCTTCACCGTATTACGGCACCCGGTGGCGCGGCTGCATTCGGTGTTTTGCGACCTTGTGACTCTTCAAGAAGATGACCCAGATTGGGATCTGAAGCACAGCTTGCGACACAATTATGGGGTGGCGCTGCCCACCACCGTCGATACGCCGTGGGCGCTGACAGAACATCAATCGGCGTTTGCGCAGTTCATTGCGTTTGTCGCCAAGACGCTCAGCGGTCAGACGTCGATTGGTGTCGATCCGCGCTGGGCATCGCAAACGGCAGTTGTTAACGGGTTTGCCGGATTTTCCCTGCCTGATCATATTCTGCGCGAGGATCAGCTTGCGGCTGGGCTAAGCCAGATGCTGACCGAGGTGCAGGCGGACGTTAAGCCTGCATTGCCTGCGCCGATCTCAGACGGACCGTTTTCGTTGGCTCAGGTCTATTCAGACAAGATCGAAACGGTGGTGCGCAAAGCGTATCAACGGGACTATATGATGTTTGGATTTGGACCCTGGAGCGCGTTGGACTAAGACGCAATCACGCCGCTTTGTTCGTCAGGCTTTCGGTCAATAGCGCGTGAAGGGTTGCAGCCTCGGAATTAGCGCGCAGTTTGGCACAGATCGAGGCATCGCGCATGGTGCGCGACACCAAAGCAAGGGCTTTCAGGTGGTCGACACCGGAATCTTCTGGTGCAAACAGGGCAAAAACCAGATCGACGGGCTGTTTGTCCACAGCCCCGAAATCAAAGGGTTTCTCCACGCGCATGAAGCAGCCGACAACTTTGTCCAGCCCGTGCAGGCGAGCATGCGGCAAAGCCACCCCACGGCCCACACCAGTGGGCCCCAGGGTTTCGCGTTGCTGAAGCGCGGTGAACGCCTCGCCACCATTGATGCCGTAACATTCCATCACCACGTCCCCAAGATCCTGAAACAGGCGTTTCTTGGACGACACGGTCGAAACGACCTTAACGGCCGACGGCTTGAGGATGCTCGAAAGTTCCATCGCCAACAACTTTCCCCACCCACCAACGGGCGGGAGGCTTACACTGCGTTTTTGGGATCGATCCAGCCCACATTACCGTCTTCACGGCGGTAGACCACATTCATCCCCTCGGTTTTCTCGTTGCGGAAAACCAGAACGGGTGCATGTGCCAACTCCATCTGCATGACCGCTTCGCCGACTGAAAGCGATGGAATTTGAGTTTCCATCTCGGCGATGATCATGGGTTGGAGTGAGGCATCGTCTGCTTCGTCCTGACCTTCTTCTGAGGCGAGGATATACGAGGACCCGCCGAAAACTTCAACCGGGTCTACACGGTCCTTGTGGTGATCTTTCAATCGACGCTTGTAGCGACGCAACTGCTTTTCCATTTTGTCAGCGCAATTGTCGAAAGCAGCATATATTTCGGTGGCAACCCCTTTGGCTTGCGCGGTCAATCCGGTGGACAGATGCACGATGGTTTCACACACATATTCATGTGCGCTTTTCGAAAAGATTACCTGGGCCCGCGTTGGGCGTTCAGCGTATTTTTGAACGACACCACCCAGTTCATCTTTCACGTGAACCTGAAGGGCATCACCGATGTCGATTTGCTTTCCACTGATTTGATATTGCATCCATACCTCCTATGGTATTGCAGGCCTCAAAAATGCCTTTCTCGGACGAGAGAAGGCGAATTCCTATTTAAATTACATAATGTTGTGAGTGCTTTGAACAACCTTACCCGTCCAAATTTATTTGGACGATCCGCCATGCATATCCCGTGTTCGGGGGGGCAGGAACGAAGGATCAGGTTGTCTTGCATTATCTTCATTTGGCGACGAGTCGATGGGACTTGTCAACCATATCAAACTGCGACGGACTTATTTGATCGAGAAATTTTGACCCAGATAAACCCGTCGGACATTCTCATCGCGGATCACCTCATCGGTGGTACCGCTCATCAACACATGGCCATCATGCAGAATATAGGCGCGGTCCACGATTTCCAGCGTTTCACGCACATTGTGGTCTGTGATCAAAACGCCGATGCCACGATCCTTGAGTTCGTGGACCAAAGATCTGATTTCGCCTACGGCAATTGGATCGACGCCCGCAAAGGGTTCGTCGAGCAAAAGATATTTGGGATTCGAGGCCAAAAGACGGGCGATTTCGACGCGTCGCCGTTCACCCCCGGACAAGGCCAATGCGGGTGCGCGTCGCAGGTGGCTTATCGAGAACTCGTTCAGCAGTTCTTCCAGCCTTTCGCGCCGTTTGTGACGGTCGGGGGTCGAGATTTCCAGAATCGAGAGGATATTATCCTCGACCGACATACCGCGAAAAATCGACATCTCTTGTGGAAGATAGCCGATGCCGTATTTCGCCCGGCGATACATCGGCAGAAGCGTCACGTCACGCCCGTCAATCAGAACCTGACCCGCTTCGGGCGTGATCAAACCAGCAATGGCGTAAAAGGTCGTCGTTTTGCCACAGCCGTTCGGGCCAAGCAGGGCGACGACTTCACCCCGGTGGAGTTCTAGATTCACTTCGCGGATAACCGGCTTTTTGCGATAGCTTTTACGCAATCCGATAATGCGCAGACCGGCATCGCCATTTTCGACGGTCAGATCGGGAGTGTCTGACATCAATCAGCCCCTGTCTGGATGATAGACTTCACACGCCCGTCCATCGTTCCGGTGCCGGATTGAAGATTGACGGTCAGTTTCTCGGATGCCAACGCGTTCTGCCCCTGTGTCAGGATTACGTCGCCAGTCATCACGATAACGCCGCTGGAAATCGTATAAATCGCCTCGCGCGCTTCCGCTGCTTCGGCGCCATTCACAAGGGTGACACCATCGGAAGCGAGCAGACGAGAAATCTCACCGGTGGTGTCGGCTCCGGTCGCATATTCGACCCTAACTCTGCCCGCGGAAAGACGCATATCGCCCTGCCCGATCTGGACATTGCCACTGAACGTGGCTGATCCGTCCGATTGATCGACCTGCAACTGATCTGCCGAAATCTCGACTGGAAGAGTGCTGTCATGTTTCAGACCCCCAAAGGCGACCTGAGCCTGCGCATGGGCCGCGATCGGCAAGCCAAGCGTAACTATACAGGCCGCAATACGCGCAGATCTCATCACTTGTAAGTCCCCTCTGTCTTGGGATCGTATATCAGTTTTACGCCCCCCTTGAAAACAAGAAGATAGGTGTCGCTTCCCTCACCTTCGCGCGTGATCTCGGCTTGCCCCGCAGTTAGATGCCCCATCGGGCCGTCCGCTTCCACCGGGCCAATCGTCTTGGCCGAGGTCGCATCCATCGCCGTCGACAGACCGTTTGTGGCAATGTGATAGTTGGTTGACGTCACCAATGTGACGCCGCCCGACAGTTCAACAATGTTCGTGCTGCCATTGATAAGGGCTTTTGAGGCGTTGATATCAACCGCCCCGCCATCCGGAGTTTCGATCCGTGCCGCCAACCCATCGGCATTGAATACATTTGTCTGCTCCGGATCGGGCACCGCGCTTGTGGCTGAAAATGTGATTGCCGCACCATCTTCAGTCACGCTGGAAAACCGCGGGCTGTCGATGCGTTGATCGCCTGTCAGTTCTTCCAAATTGACGCGTGCATAGGTCAGTGACGTTGTTGGATCGACGGATTTTGAGATCAGGAACATCGTCGACAACAACGCAAGCGCGCTGACCGGCAGAAGAACTTTCAGCCAGGCGATGAAGCGCGAATATTGGTTGTCGGACCGGAGCATATGTCCTCGGTTGTTTTGTCTGTAGTTGTATCTAAGCACCAACCGGCCCGATCCAAGGACGGGGACAGTATAGAACGTATTAGTGAGCGAAAATATCGATCTCGGGCCAACCAGCCAGATCCAGTTGTGCGCGCATCGGCAGGAAGTCGAAACAGGCTTGCGCCATCTCGGTCCGGCCTTCGCGATCCAGCCGCTGGTTCAACTCCTCGCGCAGTCGGTGCAGATAAAGGACATCCGACGCGGCATAGTCCAACTGGGCGGCGGTCAGCTCTTCCGCGCCCCAATCGCTCATCTGTTGTTGCTTTGAGATATCGATCTTCAACAACTGCTCCAGCAGATTTTTCAGCCCGTGACGGTCAGTATAGGTGCGGATCAGTTTTGATGCGATCTTGGTGCAATAGACCGGGGCCGTGACCACACCAAACGCGTTCAGAAGGGCAGCGATGTCGAAGCGACCGAAATGAAACAGTTTCAACACTTCGGGATCCGCCAACATCCGCTCAAGGTTTGGGGCGCTGGTCTGACCCTTCTCGACCTGCACCAAATGCGCGTCGCCATCACCAGATGACATCTGCACCACACACAGGCGGTCGCGATGTGGGTTCAGCCCCATCGTCTCGCAGTCAATAGCGACAACTGGCCCAAGGTCCAGCCCGTCAGGAAGGTCACGTTTGTAAAGATGGTTGGCCATATCCGCCCTCATTCTTCGTTTCCCCTCTGATAGGCGCAGAGGGGGCCGGGTTCAATGAAAAGGGATCATTTGCCGTGATACAGGCCCACAACATGCTCTGCTTCGGCGAAGAACAGCCAGCGCCCGACCGTTGCGCCAACCAGATGTAAAGCCAGCGCCAGAAAAGCGGTCATGTGGCCGGGTGGCGTCAGCAGCAGGATGACGAAAGGCAGTACGCCCGCCAACGCCAGCGTGATCCATCTGAGTTTTTCCGCGTGTTTGCGTCCAACGCGATACACCATCTCGTCCACAACATAGTTGCGTGCGGTGTGGCCACTTTCCAGTAACCGAACTTCCCCCAGATGGGCCAACCCGGTCGCATCACTGGTTGTCCCACGAGCGTTGGCCCGCTTGTCCCCGATCTGCCAAGCGGTAAACAAGACAAGTGTCAGCGCAAGTAGCAGCCAGCCTGCGATCTTCACCTCACCCGCCAACAGTGCCCCGCCGCCCAACGCATGTAGCAGGAATATCACCGGAGTCAGCGGCTGGTTCCAACGCGGAATGGTCTTGAGCTGGGTATAAATCATCGAAGTTGTGAAAACAGTGACCAGTGCTAAAATTGACCCTATTGAACCAGAAATCGCCATGTCTGCGCCAAGGAAGATGCGCAGAACGGCAACCAGCGCGAACAGGATAAGCGTGACAATCGCCGCAATCCCTTCACGGCTCAGCCAGCTTGTCCGCCATTGGCTAAGCGCATAGATCGCATTCTTCTTATTGCCCAGATGAAAGGTCGAGGCCAGCAGCCCGGCACAAGACAGCGCATAGGCAATCGTGAAAAACGCGAACGCGGTCCCACCGCTGACATCCGGCACGCCCAGCCCCAGCCAAAAGAACAGGCCAAACCCAAGCCCTGACAGCGTGGTGAAAATGATAACACTGGGTGCGGGATGCATCCGTTTCCTCCGTCAGAGCTTTTCGAGCGCTTTATCAAGCCAGCCAAGGAACCCTTGCGGCTCGTCTGCGATCACCTCAAGCGGTTGCGTGTTCAGCGTGTCTTTGGGGCGCGGCGGCAGATACTTGTTCACAGGCTTGGTGCCTAGGTCCGGCATGAGGTCGTAACCACCACGATCTGCAACGAGCTTTGACACATCGCTGTTCGGGTCGCCAAGATCCCCGAAATGCCGCGCGCCAGAGGGACAGGTGCGCACGCAGGCCGGCACGCGGTCTTCTTCCGGCAGGTTTTCGTTGTAGATCCGATCTACGCACAGGGTGCATTTCTTCATGATCCCGGCATCGCGGTCCAACTCCCGCGCGCCATAGGGGCAGGCCCAGGCGCAGAGGCCGCAACCGATGCAGCGATCTTCATTGACCAAAACGATCCCGTCCTCGGATCTTTTATAGCTAGCCCCGGTTGGGCAGACAGTCACGCAGGGCGCATCGTCACAATGCAGGCAGGATCGCGGCATGTGGACGGTTTGGGCAGGCTGTCCCTCAGTCTGCGCTTCATAGGAGAACACCCGGTTCAAAAAAGTGCCGCCGGGGTCCGCGCCGTAAGGGTCCGTATCCGACAACGGCGCGCCATAGTTCTGTGTGTTCCAGCCCTTGCAGGCGGTCACACAGCCATGGCAGCCAACGCAGGTATCCAGATCAATCACCAGTCCCAGTTTCCTGTCGGTCTTTTCAGGAAGTGCAGTCATTAAATCTTCCTTTTCACGATCCTCGGCCCTTTGCCAACGGGCGAGGTGATCGGCGGATGCGCAGGCTGGCTTTCTGCTGGTTTAGGGTCTGCTCTTTCGATCTTCACACGCAGATCAAACCAAGCGGCCTGCCCCGTTACGGGGTCCGAGTTTGCCCAGCGCAACCCGTCGCCTTTCGGCGGCTGAAGTTCGTGAATCAGGTGGTTTAGAAGGAAACCTTCGGTCGCTTCCGGCGCGTCGTTATCCAGCGCCCAAGTGCCTTTACGCTTGCCGATGGCATTCCATGTCCAGACCGTCTTAGGGTTCAGGGCCGCGTGATGGGCGACTGGCACGGTGATTGATCCGTGGGCAGATGTGACGTGCGCATAATCGCCATCTTTGAACCCGTGCTGCTGCCAAAGATCGGTCGGTAGATAGAGGAAATTCTTTCCCGTGATCTGCCGAAGCCACGCGTTCTGCGAGCCCCAGGAATGATACATATGCATCGGTCGTTGGGTTAGGGCGTGGATCGGATATTTATCCGCGTCGACATTCGTATCCTCAAAAGGTGGATACCAGATCGGCAGGGGGTCCATCGTCTGCGCGATCCGGGCGCGCAGGTGCTCGGGTGGTTGAATGTCGCCATGCCCTTCGGCGGCAAGTTGGAACTTGCGCATCGGTTCGACATAGAGGTTGAACACATAAGGCGCTTCGGCGTCGAAAATCCCACGCTCTACCGCCCATTCCTGATAGGCCTTGTTCCATGGTTTATAAAACCGCGCCTCGTCGGAAATGTGATCGACCCAGAAACCACCATTTTCGATGTATCGGTCGATTTGGGCTGGATTAGGCTCTCCCCTGCCCATTCCCTGCCCGTCCTTTCCGCGCCACCCAGCCAGCGGTCCTACACCGGGTCTGCGTTCGTGGTTGACCAGATAGTCGGCATAATCTTCAAATTTTGCCGATCCGTCTTCGGTCACAAATCCCGGCAGGCCAAGCTTCGCCCCAAGCTGGATCAACACGGTCTGGAATCCACGCACATCGCGGTCGGGCTCAACCACCGGCCAGCGGATTGCATCGGCGGCGCCGTCGGCCTCGCAGATCGGGCGGTCCAGAAGGCTGATGCAATCGTGACGTTCAAGATAGGTCGTATCGGGCAGAATCAGATCGGCATAGGCCACCATTTCCGAGCTGTAGGCGTCTGAGTAGATGATGTGCGGGATCACGTAGTCGCCGTTCTCATCCGTTTCTGTCAGCATCCCGATGACCTCGGTCGAGTTCATCGACGAGTTCCACGCCATGTTGGCCATATACATGAACAGCGTGTCGATCTTGTAGGGGTCGCCAGCATGGGCGTTCGAGATCACCATATGCATCAACCCATGCGCCGACATCGGGTTTTCCCAGGTGAACGCCTTGTCGATGCGTTTGGCGTTGCCGTCTCCGTCCAACAACAAATGCTCCGGCCCCATCGGATAACCCAGGTGCGGTCCATCAAGCGGCTGGCCGGGGTTCACGCCAGCATGCGGTCTTGGATGTGCCTCGGGAGGCTTCGGATAAGGCGGTTTGAACCGGAACCCGCCCGGCACTTCGACCGAGCCGAGCAAGATCTGCAGCATGTGCAACGCGCGGCAGGTCTGGAACCCGTTTGAGTGCGCCGAGATACCGCGCATCGCGTGAAAACTGACCGGCCGGCCGATCATCTTGTCATGCTTTTGCCCCTTCCAGTCGGTCCAAGGCTGGTCGAGCACAATCTCTTCCTCGAACGCCACCCGCGCCAATTCTGCCGCGATCGAACGGATGCGATCAGCCGCGATGCCTGTCTGCTCGGCGACCGCTTCGGGGGCGTAATCATCCAACAGATAACGTTCGGCGAGAAGTTGAAAAACGGGGCGATGACTTACACCTGCATGGCGGTATTTTCCCGCCAGATCAGGCATAATGCCGGGCGCGTCGTAATCGGCAAGTTTGCCTGTGTCGCGGCAAAGGACTTGTGGTTTACCAGTCTCACCACGTAGAAAAAGGCCGTTTTCAGGTGAGTTAGGCTCTCCATTCACGATAAAACCAGCATTGGTGTAGCGCGACAAATAGCCTAGATCTACCTTCCCAGCCCGCAGCAATTCGTGGACCAACGCAAGGATGAACAGCCCATCAGTCCCCGGCGTGATGCCAACCCAATCATCTGCAATCGCGTTATATCCCGACCGGATCGGGTTCACGCCAATCACCCGCGCGCCGCGCTCTTTCAGCTTGCCCAATCCAATCTTGATCGGGTTGCTGTCGTGATCTTCGGCCACGCCGAACAGCATGAACAGCTTGGTGCGATCCCAGTCCGGTTGGCCAAACTCCCAAAACGCACCGCCCATGGTATAGATGCCCGCCGCCGCCATGTTGACCGAGCAAAATCCCCCATGCGCTGCGTAATTTGGCGTGCCGTAAGCCTGCGCGAACCATGAGGTGAAGCTTTGGCTTTGGTCGCGCCCGGTGAAAAACGCCATGCGCTTGGGATCTGTTTCGCGCAATGGACCAAGCCAGCCGGCAGCAATCTCCAGTGCTTCGTCCCAACTGATCTCCACAAACTCGCCTGATCCGCGCGGACCAACCTGCTTCAGGGGCGCGCGCAGCCGCGAGGGCGCATAGTGCTGCATGATCCCCGCAGACCCTTTGCCACACAGCACACCCTTGTTCACCGGATGATCGCGGTTGCCTTCGATATAGGCCACCTGCCCGTCCTTCATATGCACGTTGATCCCGCAACGGCAGGCGCACATGTAACACGTCGTCTTGCGCACCTCGTCCGATACGGGTGGCGAAGTGTCAATCTGAAGGTCTTCCGGTTTATTCATTTACCTGTTCGCCCTGTCGCGACGTCTTTTCGATGAAGGCATCTATTGGCGAACCGAGATGTTCGCTTGGGTGTTGCGGTTTCAAGAACCAAACAGTCAGATCGTTGCTCCGGTAGGTCCAGATGGCGATGGGTTTATGGCCAGTCAAGGTCTTGACGTTCAGTTTCGAGTTCCTTGTCAGCGCAGATACAGAAGCGTAGCTTTCTGGTCATGGATTACAACACGCTTATCGACGCTGAAACTTGGGCTTTCATACAGGAAACGGAGAGCTATTATCCGCCCGACACAATTTCGGCGGATGTCTTGCGCCAACGCGAGATTTATAATCACATGTGTCGCACTTTTTTTAATGGCTATCCAGATGGTGTGATGGCGCGAGAGGATCGAGTCGAGAGCATTCCTTTGCGCATCTATGAATGCGGGTCGCATACTGTCACGCTAATCTATTTTCATGGCGGAGGTTTCGTTGTCGGCGGTCTGGATAGCCACGACGATGTCTGCGCCGAAATATGCGCGCGCGCCGGTGTCCGCGTGGTCAGCGTCGACTATCGCCTCTGCCCTGAACATCCGCACCCTGCTGCGTTTCAAGATGCGCGCGAAGCCGCGCAATATGTGGCTCTAACATGGCCCGGGCTGCAACTTATTGCCGGAGACAGTGCGGGCGGCAATCTGGCGGCCGCCGTGGCCCAGACAAGCCGTGGATCGCTGCAATTTGCCGGGCAGGTGCTGATTTATCCGGGATTGGGGGGCGACATGACGCGTGGGTCATATCTTGATCATGCTCAAGCGCCGATGCTGACATTGGATGATCTGAAATTCTATGAAGCGATGCGTTGTGAAGGGCCAAAGCCACCAAACGATCCTACAGCTGCACCGCTTCTGGCGACTGACTTTGCAGGCCTGCCCCCGACCGTGATTTTCACTGCCGAATGCGATCTACTGGCTGACGATGGGCGGAACTACCGCGACGCAATCCAAACCGCCGGGGGCAAAGCGCAATGGATCAACGAGACGGGATTGGTTCATGGATATTTGCGGGCACGTCATAGCGTTCAACGCGCGCAGGCCAGTTTCGATCGTATCGTCGCCGCAACAAAGATGCTCGCAGCAGGCGAATGGCGCGACTGACACTTCCCTCATTACCGAAATTACCATAGTCTAGACGTATAAAAATGCGAGCGGACAACGCATCGCGGAATGAGGAAGTGCAGAAAGAATGCCGCCCATTGGGATTTCATTGTTCCGGGGCCTGCAAAACATGCAGGGCACCGCGGGGCTTGAGCGTCGTTTGCGGCGCGGTGTCGAAGACGGCACTGAACACCCGACGCGCGGGGCTGAACGGTTGGGCCGAGGGTATGCCAAGCGTCCGGATGGTGCGCTGGCATGGATCCACCTGAAAAACTCTGAGGGGTTAGAGAAAGTTCTGGGATTGGTGGAGCATTTCAAAGCCGATCACGATGATCTGGCCGTTCTGATCACCACCACTCACCATGATGACAGCCCGCCAGATGGATCAGATTTCATCCATCAATACGCGCCCTATTCGGCTTCTGCACCCGTCACAGCTTTTCTGGATCACTGGCGTCCGGATGTTCTGTTGTGGATGGATGACAAGCTGGATGTGACTTTATTGCCTGCCGTTTTTGACCGCGGGATACCGGCGCATTGGGTCAATGCACATGTTCCCAAAGAGGTGCAAAACCAATGGCGATGGTTGCCGGGTTCGATAAAGTCACTGGTTAATGGATTTGACACTATCCTGGCGGAAAACGAAACAGCGGCGCGTGAATTGCATCGGTTTGGCGCGTTGAAGAATCGGGTTGTAACATCAGGTCCGTTACAGATTCAGGTGGTACCGCCTAGTTGCAATATGACTGAACGGGATGCGATCGCTGCGTCACTGGCGGCACGCCCTGTCTGGTTGGCGTCCGGGGTATGTGAGGTCGAGGAACAGACGCTTCTAGACACCCACAAACATCTCGTGCGCAAATCGCATCGGTTGTTACTGATTATTGAGCCGCGCGAAGTGGATCGCGGATTAGAACTCGCTGCCGAACTGGAAGCAGACGGGTGGGGCGTTGCTTGCCGATCGCGCGACGACGAGCCGACGCCAGATGTACAGATTTTTATTGCAGACCAGCAGGGCGAGTCTGGATTGTGGATGCACCTTGCACCGATCACCTATGCAGGAGGCAGTATGGGAGTGGGCACGGAGCTGAACCCGCTTCAACCCGCCGCGTTGGGATCGGTTGTCTTGTTTGGCCCGAAGGTGAATGGGTTTTTCGAATCGTATCGACGACTGGAAACCGCGGGGGCTGCAACCAAGATCAGTGACGGAGCCAGCCTGACTAAAGCGGTTGAACACCTTTTGTCACCCGAAGAAGCCGCCAATATGGCAATGGCTGCTTGGGATGTCACAACCAGCGGGGCCGAGGTTAGTGACCTTTTACGCAGCAAGCTGATCGATGCGCTGGAACAGCGCCCGCGATAGGGGAGTGTCATGAAAACACCCCGGTTCTGGTTCACGTCACCCCTGCGGCCCGATTGGCGCGCGCGTGTTCTGGCACCGCTTGGCTGGATCTACGCCACCGGAACCGCACGGCGTGTCGCCGAGAATGATGGCTATCTTGCGCGCGTTCCTGTGATTTGTATTGGCAACATTAATGCAGGTGGAACGGGCAAGACACCGACCACGATTGCTTTGGCACAACGGTTGCTGGCACGCGGGCTTGATGTTCACATTGTATCGCGCGGGCATAGAGGCTCCGTCGCAGGCCCGGTTCTGGTGGAAGAGCGGGCGCATAGAGCAACAGACGTCGGCGACGAGCCGTTGCTGATGGCCGCGTTCACCAAGGTTTGGGTAGCACGTGACCGGGCGGTGGGTGTGAAAGCAGCCGAAGCTGCCGGTGCCGATGTGATCCTGATGGATGATGGGTTTCAGAACCCCTCGGTCCGGAAAACCTTGTCGATTGTGGTGGTCGATGCGGTGAAGGGCTTCGGCAATGCAAGGTGCATCCCCGCAGGTCCCTTACGCGAGCCCGTGGCTGAAGGCCTGCGCCGTGCCAATCTTCTTCTGTCCATCGGTCCTGATGGAGCGCAGATGCGGTTTTTGGAAGCGTGGAAAGACGCAATTCCGTGCCCGCACGTGACAGGCCAATTGGTGCCGCTTCAAACAGGCATGGATTGGCAGGGAATGAAGGTTCTGGCTTTTGCAGGTATCGGCCTGCCTGAAAAATTCTTTGCGACCGTCAAAGCCCTGGGTGCCGATTTGCTTCGCGCTGAGGCTCTGGCGGATCATCAACCCCTGACCGACGCGCTAATGAAGCGGTTGCAGATCGAAGCCAAGGCACTCGGCGCTCAACTTGTTACGACCGAGAAAGATGCTGTGCGTCTGCCAGATTCCTTCAAACGGCAGGTATTGACCGTTCCCGTTCGACTGGAGCTGTCAGAC
This DNA window, taken from Aliiroseovarius sp. F47248L, encodes the following:
- a CDS encoding molybdopterin oxidoreductase family protein; this encodes MNKPEDLQIDTSPPVSDEVRKTTCYMCACRCGINVHMKDGQVAYIEGNRDHPVNKGVLCGKGSAGIMQHYAPSRLRAPLKQVGPRGSGEFVEISWDEALEIAAGWLGPLRETDPKRMAFFTGRDQSQSFTSWFAQAYGTPNYAAHGGFCSVNMAAAGIYTMGGAFWEFGQPDWDRTKLFMLFGVAEDHDSNPIKIGLGKLKERGARVIGVNPIRSGYNAIADDWVGITPGTDGLFILALVHELLRAGKVDLGYLSRYTNAGFIVNGEPNSPENGLFLRGETGKPQVLCRDTGKLADYDAPGIMPDLAGKYRHAGVSHRPVFQLLAERYLLDDYAPEAVAEQTGIAADRIRSIAAELARVAFEEEIVLDQPWTDWKGQKHDKMIGRPVSFHAMRGISAHSNGFQTCRALHMLQILLGSVEVPGGFRFKPPYPKPPEAHPRPHAGVNPGQPLDGPHLGYPMGPEHLLLDGDGNAKRIDKAFTWENPMSAHGLMHMVISNAHAGDPYKIDTLFMYMANMAWNSSMNSTEVIGMLTETDENGDYVIPHIIYSDAYSSEMVAYADLILPDTTYLERHDCISLLDRPICEADGAADAIRWPVVEPDRDVRGFQTVLIQLGAKLGLPGFVTEDGSAKFEDYADYLVNHERRPGVGPLAGWRGKDGQGMGRGEPNPAQIDRYIENGGFWVDHISDEARFYKPWNKAYQEWAVERGIFDAEAPYVFNLYVEPMRKFQLAAEGHGDIQPPEHLRARIAQTMDPLPIWYPPFEDTNVDADKYPIHALTQRPMHMYHSWGSQNAWLRQITGKNFLYLPTDLWQQHGFKDGDYAHVTSAHGSITVPVAHHAALNPKTVWTWNAIGKRKGTWALDNDAPEATEGFLLNHLIHELQPPKGDGLRWANSDPVTGQAAWFDLRVKIERADPKPAESQPAHPPITSPVGKGPRIVKRKI
- the lpxK gene encoding tetraacyldisaccharide 4'-kinase; the protein is MKTPRFWFTSPLRPDWRARVLAPLGWIYATGTARRVAENDGYLARVPVICIGNINAGGTGKTPTTIALAQRLLARGLDVHIVSRGHRGSVAGPVLVEERAHRATDVGDEPLLMAAFTKVWVARDRAVGVKAAEAAGADVILMDDGFQNPSVRKTLSIVVVDAVKGFGNARCIPAGPLREPVAEGLRRANLLLSIGPDGAQMRFLEAWKDAIPCPHVTGQLVPLQTGMDWQGMKVLAFAGIGLPEKFFATVKALGADLLRAEALADHQPLTDALMKRLQIEAKALGAQLVTTEKDAVRLPDSFKRQVLTVPVRLELSDWSSIDAELKRIGLG
- a CDS encoding glycosyltransferase N-terminal domain-containing protein, coding for MPPIGISLFRGLQNMQGTAGLERRLRRGVEDGTEHPTRGAERLGRGYAKRPDGALAWIHLKNSEGLEKVLGLVEHFKADHDDLAVLITTTHHDDSPPDGSDFIHQYAPYSASAPVTAFLDHWRPDVLLWMDDKLDVTLLPAVFDRGIPAHWVNAHVPKEVQNQWRWLPGSIKSLVNGFDTILAENETAARELHRFGALKNRVVTSGPLQIQVVPPSCNMTERDAIAASLAARPVWLASGVCEVEEQTLLDTHKHLVRKSHRLLLIIEPREVDRGLELAAELEADGWGVACRSRDDEPTPDVQIFIADQQGESGLWMHLAPITYAGGSMGVGTELNPLQPAALGSVVLFGPKVNGFFESYRRLETAGAATKISDGASLTKAVEHLLSPEEAANMAMAAWDVTTSGAEVSDLLRSKLIDALEQRPR
- a CDS encoding alpha/beta hydrolase, producing MDYNTLIDAETWAFIQETESYYPPDTISADVLRQREIYNHMCRTFFNGYPDGVMAREDRVESIPLRIYECGSHTVTLIYFHGGGFVVGGLDSHDDVCAEICARAGVRVVSVDYRLCPEHPHPAAFQDAREAAQYVALTWPGLQLIAGDSAGGNLAAAVAQTSRGSLQFAGQVLIYPGLGGDMTRGSYLDHAQAPMLTLDDLKFYEAMRCEGPKPPNDPTAAPLLATDFAGLPPTVIFTAECDLLADDGRNYRDAIQTAGGKAQWINETGLVHGYLRARHSVQRAQASFDRIVAATKMLAAGEWRD